TGGGCATCTTCAGGAAAGCCCTGAACGTTTTCTTGAACGGCTCCCAGCCGATTATCCCCTTCAGGGCGCAGAAGTGATACGTGTCCGGGTCGGTGTAATGGTCGGGCCAGTCCTCGGAGTTTATCCTCTCAAGCTCCCCCTCCTTGCGAGCCATCTCTTTGTAGAAATCGTCCAGCCTTCCTCCCTTCTTGCTCCCGTGGTCATACCACTTCCCCCAGTGCCAGATCTTCGCCCCGCATCTGTCAGCGACGTAGACCATCTTGAAGTTTGCGAAGAACTCGCCGTTCCAAGCCCACCTGCCGTCGAGATCAAAAACGTGTCCCATCTCGTGGAGTATCCCGAACTGCCAGTCGCCCTCCTCTATCCGCCTGAAGGTCGGTTTGTCTATGTATCTCCCGAACCAGAGTATCGGATATCCCGCCACGGCGAGCCCGCCGGGGTAGTCTTCCACCTCTTGGATGATCAGCGGTTTCCCGTCAAATGGAACGCCCCCCACAAGTTCGGCATACGCCTCATAAGCGGCGTCAAGTTTTTTAAGCCACTCGAACGGGTTGGAGAGCCATGTCAGCCTCTCCGCCCGCAGGCGGAGGATCACATGCCTCCCCTCAAGCGACGCAAAGCCGTCCCTTTCTGCCGCCCATTTTAACTTCCCCCTCCACCTCTTGTCGCCGAGCCTCACCCTCGCCATCGGGAT
This window of the Candidatus Poribacteria bacterium genome carries:
- a CDS encoding M60 family metallopeptidase; translated protein: MWLFLCSAIVLNTLQNPGFEEVGGDGLPIGWRGDAWGEGASFGVSKEARSGRFSAFIRCPERNDARLIQRVKLKPHSVYRLSAWVRTEDVRVAEKGGDVGANIGIYGTFVKSEDVKGTTGWKEISTIVFTTDEPYLEIALRLGFWGSTCVGKAWFDDVRLTPIPMARVRLGDKRWRGKLKWAAERDGFASLEGRHVILRLRAERLTWLSNPFEWLKKLDAAYEAYAELVGGVPFDGKPLIIQEVEDYPGGLAVAGYPILWFGRYIDKPTFRRIEEGDWQFGILHEMGHVFDLDGRWAWNGEFFANFKMVYVADRCGAKIWHWGKWYDHGSKKGGRLDDFYKEMARKEGELERINSEDWPDHYTDPDTYHFCALKGIIGWEPFKKTFRAFLKMPISEVPKEPLGKYRLFVRLLDKFSEFNCSDWLAKRGFPKVSPESARR